A region of Rhodohalobacter barkolensis DNA encodes the following proteins:
- a CDS encoding polysaccharide biosynthesis protein, with product METEIFNKRYKLLNKYTRGLVLLTGDFIAIVLSCLISYQLLAVLLVDQFSFIIGYSALMTLSILTGLGLFKMYVVTWRYTGLRELIRLILGITAGGLFTVVISNILWEPGNTELNYMALVLANSILLIGAFRISKRVLIELVDMPGRDKKHAIILGGGTEGEQILRDIRRNSSWNLFVNALFDERSIPGVMIHGVRCRGGLQDMYQYLESSPTEMMIVAYPEIPKSELKDIIDNVKSIRPKMEIKILPSFHHLTDDPVGVKNIRDISIEDILGRDPVKLDMNSIAASISNKTVLISGAGGSIGSELVRQCVKLGPSQLIALDIDETELFHVENELAESGIDVIPCVASVIDEHKIDQILNYYRPDVIFHAAAYKHVPMLESYPEEAVKVNIGGTRILAELACKYMVDKFVMVSTDKAVNPTNVMGATKRVAEEICMSYNGDCVTKFISVRFGNVLGSRGSVVPLFMEQIKNGGPVTLTDDRMQRYFMTIPEAVLLVMQAGSMGKGGEVFVLDMGEPVKIIDMAHDLIRLHGLEPGKDINIEVTGLRPGEKLFEELLNAEEGVLKTEHVEIFKAICSSKLTKLELEMKIMNLFNLIDKGATASLRTSLQEIVPTYSFKDELRNMGLGRRELGVHKND from the coding sequence ATGGAAACTGAAATATTCAATAAACGCTACAAATTACTAAATAAATATACGAGAGGGCTGGTTCTTCTGACCGGGGACTTCATCGCCATTGTACTATCCTGTCTGATTTCTTATCAGCTATTAGCCGTGCTTCTCGTTGATCAGTTCTCATTTATTATTGGCTACTCGGCACTGATGACCTTGTCGATTTTAACCGGGCTTGGGTTATTTAAAATGTATGTGGTTACGTGGCGGTATACGGGACTCCGGGAACTTATCAGGCTCATATTAGGGATTACAGCCGGTGGACTATTTACTGTCGTGATCTCAAATATCTTATGGGAACCCGGCAATACAGAGCTCAACTACATGGCACTGGTGTTGGCTAACAGCATTTTGCTGATTGGTGCGTTCAGAATCAGCAAGCGTGTGCTAATCGAGTTAGTTGATATGCCCGGCAGAGATAAGAAGCACGCTATCATACTGGGCGGCGGGACCGAGGGAGAGCAAATACTGAGAGATATCAGGAGAAACAGCAGCTGGAATCTTTTTGTTAATGCACTGTTTGATGAAAGAAGTATACCCGGCGTTATGATCCATGGAGTACGTTGCAGAGGAGGTTTGCAGGATATGTATCAGTACCTGGAGTCGAGCCCTACTGAAATGATGATAGTGGCTTACCCTGAGATACCAAAAAGTGAGTTGAAGGACATCATAGATAACGTGAAGTCCATCCGTCCAAAAATGGAAATTAAGATTTTACCTTCGTTTCACCATTTAACGGATGACCCGGTTGGGGTGAAAAATATTCGTGATATCAGCATTGAGGATATTTTAGGTCGCGATCCTGTGAAATTGGATATGAACTCAATTGCCGCCAGTATCAGCAACAAGACGGTGCTCATTTCCGGCGCCGGAGGTTCAATTGGCAGCGAGCTGGTTAGACAGTGTGTGAAGTTGGGACCAAGTCAGTTAATCGCTCTTGATATCGACGAGACAGAGCTGTTTCATGTTGAGAATGAACTTGCAGAGTCGGGCATTGATGTAATACCGTGTGTTGCAAGTGTAATCGATGAGCATAAAATTGATCAGATACTGAATTATTACAGACCGGATGTCATATTCCATGCTGCGGCATATAAGCATGTTCCGATGTTGGAAAGCTATCCGGAAGAGGCTGTAAAAGTGAATATTGGCGGTACCCGTATTTTGGCGGAACTGGCTTGCAAGTATATGGTGGATAAATTTGTAATGGTTTCAACCGATAAGGCAGTGAACCCTACAAATGTGATGGGAGCTACAAAAAGAGTGGCCGAAGAGATCTGCATGTCCTACAACGGGGATTGTGTGACGAAATTTATCTCGGTCCGGTTCGGTAATGTTCTGGGTTCCCGTGGTTCTGTTGTTCCGTTATTTATGGAGCAGATAAAGAATGGAGGGCCTGTTACCCTGACCGATGACAGAATGCAGAGATACTTTATGACCATACCTGAGGCTGTTTTGCTGGTTATGCAGGCAGGCTCAATGGGTAAAGGCGGTGAGGTTTTTGTTCTTGATATGGGTGAGCCTGTCAAAATTATTGATATGGCCCACGATTTAATCCGCTTACATGGTTTGGAACCCGGTAAAGATATTAACATTGAAGTCACCGGTCTTCGTCCCGGAGAGAAATTGTTTGAGGAGTTACTGAATGCGGAAGAGGGAGTATTAAAGACAGAGCATGTAGAGATCTTTAAAGCAATTTGCAGCAGTAAGTTGACAAAGCTGGAGCTTGAGATGAAGATCATGAATCTGTTTAACCTGATTGATAAAGGTGCAACAGCATCATTAAGGACGTCACTTCAGGAAATCGTACCCACTTACTCATTTAAGGATGAACTCAGAAATATGGGTTTGGGCAGGAGAGAGCTGGGTGTTCATAAGAATGATTAA
- a CDS encoding porin family protein: MNRIRYIIYTTLFAFLLTLHATNEAYAQKVEFGVSAGLNVSTHLKNFQFEDGDIQINFSPEASMGFNGGLIVRAPISQSVRFQAEPSVIMLGAKYNDNFELRGFDFQSDSKTDLLYLQLPLLIQISTTPPKRVVYGRQRAETTYHLTGGVYGGYLLNAKFSGTNSGAPIGIQFEGDFSEDVMNQYKPYDGGLIFGGGVEHGNRSKIGLEVRALFSVIDSGNRDTFETFKPQNMGVTIAVYYVI, from the coding sequence ATGAATAGAATTCGATACATTATTTATACCACTTTATTCGCTTTCTTATTAACATTGCATGCTACAAATGAAGCGTATGCACAGAAGGTAGAGTTCGGTGTCTCGGCAGGTTTAAATGTGAGTACTCACCTCAAGAACTTTCAGTTTGAAGACGGGGATATTCAAATCAACTTTAGCCCCGAGGCATCCATGGGCTTCAACGGCGGACTTATTGTCAGAGCACCAATTTCCCAATCCGTTCGTTTTCAGGCAGAACCTTCTGTTATAATGCTTGGTGCTAAATACAACGACAATTTTGAACTGCGGGGTTTTGATTTTCAATCCGACAGCAAAACTGATCTTCTCTACTTACAGCTGCCGTTATTGATCCAAATTAGCACTACACCGCCCAAGAGAGTCGTTTACGGACGGCAACGCGCCGAGACTACCTACCATTTAACCGGAGGCGTTTACGGAGGCTATTTGCTTAACGCCAAGTTTAGCGGAACAAACAGCGGTGCACCTATCGGTATTCAGTTTGAAGGTGACTTTTCTGAAGATGTGATGAATCAATACAAACCGTATGACGGAGGCTTGATTTTTGGCGGCGGAGTTGAACACGGAAATCGTTCTAAGATTGGACTGGAAGTGCGTGCACTCTTCTCCGTTATAGATTCCGGTAACCGTGACACCTTTGAAACGTTTAAACCACAGAATATGGGTGTTACAATTGCGGTTTATTATGTGATTTAG
- a CDS encoding DegT/DnrJ/EryC1/StrS family aminotransferase, with protein sequence MNRIYLSSPHMGGQEIDFVNEAFETNWIAPLGKNVNGFEEDLQKYTGRKHAAVVTTGTAAIHLGLILCGVKPGDEVICQSFTFAATANPIKYQEAQPVFIDSEPETWNMDPVLLEKALRERRDKIKAIVVVHLYGMPAKMESILSIAEKYGVPVIEDSAEALGSSIDGRKCGTFGKISVLSFNGNKIITTSGGGALLSDDEEIVQKARFLSTQARDDAPHYQHSELGYNYRMSNIVAGIGRGQMKVLDERVAARRANHQFYFENLKGAWYKGNGKDFSDNDEMKSGSGIYFLQEPDGYKSNRWLTTILVNPDETDGITREHLRQALEKQNIESRPLWKPMHLQPLYGKSPVYKNGVSEFLFEYGLCLPSGSNLSDEERWRVLNAIKEVLGNS encoded by the coding sequence TTGAATAGAATATATCTCTCCTCGCCCCATATGGGCGGACAGGAAATTGATTTTGTAAACGAAGCCTTTGAAACAAACTGGATAGCACCCCTTGGAAAAAACGTGAATGGTTTTGAGGAGGATCTACAGAAATACACCGGCAGGAAGCATGCTGCTGTAGTAACTACCGGAACAGCTGCAATTCACCTGGGTTTGATTTTGTGCGGTGTAAAACCGGGAGATGAAGTCATTTGCCAATCCTTCACATTTGCTGCAACAGCTAATCCGATTAAGTATCAGGAAGCTCAGCCTGTTTTTATCGACTCTGAACCGGAAACATGGAATATGGATCCGGTGCTGCTTGAAAAGGCTTTACGTGAGAGAAGAGATAAGATCAAAGCCATTGTAGTGGTCCATCTCTACGGCATGCCGGCTAAAATGGAATCCATTCTGAGCATTGCTGAAAAATATGGTGTTCCGGTGATAGAAGACTCTGCAGAAGCTCTGGGTTCATCAATAGATGGACGAAAATGTGGCACGTTCGGTAAAATTTCGGTTTTGTCATTTAATGGGAATAAAATTATTACAACATCGGGTGGTGGAGCCCTCTTAAGTGATGATGAAGAGATTGTGCAGAAAGCGCGGTTTTTGTCTACACAGGCCCGGGACGACGCTCCTCACTATCAACATTCTGAGCTCGGTTATAACTATCGAATGAGTAATATTGTGGCCGGGATAGGCCGTGGACAGATGAAGGTTTTGGATGAACGGGTTGCGGCAAGAAGAGCAAATCATCAGTTCTACTTTGAGAATCTGAAAGGTGCTTGGTATAAAGGTAATGGTAAAGATTTTTCTGACAACGATGAGATGAAGTCAGGTTCAGGTATCTATTTTCTTCAAGAACCGGATGGCTATAAAAGTAATCGGTGGTTAACAACGATTTTGGTAAATCCTGATGAAACAGACGGTATCACCAGAGAGCATTTACGCCAGGCTCTTGAAAAACAGAACATTGAGTCCCGGCCTTTGTGGAAGCCTATGCATCTTCAGCCCTTATATGGGAAAAGCCCGGTTTACAAAAATGGAGTATCAGAATTTTTATTTGAATATGGGCTCTGTTTGCCATCCGGCAGTAATCTAAGCGATGAAGAAAGATGGAGAGTTTTAAACGCGATTAAGGAGGTGTTGGGTAACTCTTAA
- a CDS encoding pyridoxal phosphate-dependent aminotransferase, which translates to MISKRAQQLSPSETLKITARAKELAREGKSVISLSAGEPDFKTPAHICNAAIEAITNGFHGYTMNTGMPELREAISTKLKKDNRFHFEPNQIVCSNGAKQSIGFTLLATIDPGDEVLIPAPYWVSYPEMVKMADGKPVIINTTFANNYKLTAEQLEEAITEKTKALILCSPSNPTGACYTRNELKELADVLKDYPDLLIISDEIYEYIVFDQDHVSILNAAPQLKDQTVIINGFSKGFAMTGWRLGYMAGPKEIVDAVAKIQSQETSAPSSISQKAGLAAYTGTMKPIHDMRQAFMERRDFIVKELNSMNGVECFKPSGAFYVFPDVHQLLGKTTPSGEKVNTTTNLALYLLEDHGVATVPGDAFGEPNGLRLSYAASMENLKEAVVRLKSGFELLK; encoded by the coding sequence ATGATATCAAAGCGAGCCCAACAGCTATCACCATCAGAAACTTTAAAAATTACAGCACGAGCTAAAGAGTTAGCCAGAGAAGGTAAGTCGGTCATTTCTCTCAGCGCCGGCGAACCCGATTTTAAAACACCGGCACATATCTGTAATGCGGCCATTGAGGCTATTACAAATGGGTTCCACGGATACACCATGAACACCGGAATGCCGGAACTTCGAGAGGCGATCAGCACCAAACTTAAAAAAGATAATCGCTTTCATTTCGAACCCAACCAGATCGTCTGCTCCAACGGTGCCAAGCAATCGATCGGGTTTACTCTGTTAGCCACAATTGATCCCGGGGACGAAGTGTTGATTCCCGCACCTTACTGGGTTTCATATCCGGAAATGGTAAAAATGGCAGATGGTAAACCGGTCATCATTAACACCACCTTTGCGAATAATTATAAACTTACTGCCGAGCAGCTTGAGGAGGCGATCACAGAAAAAACAAAAGCCCTGATCCTCTGTTCTCCGTCTAATCCTACCGGCGCCTGCTATACCAGAAATGAGCTCAAAGAGTTGGCCGATGTACTGAAAGATTATCCGGATCTTTTGATTATATCTGATGAGATTTATGAGTATATCGTTTTCGACCAGGATCACGTGAGTATTCTGAATGCAGCTCCTCAGTTGAAAGATCAAACTGTTATCATCAACGGATTTTCGAAAGGGTTCGCAATGACGGGATGGAGATTGGGATACATGGCCGGTCCCAAGGAAATCGTGGATGCCGTGGCAAAAATTCAAAGTCAGGAAACTTCTGCCCCTTCTTCGATATCTCAAAAAGCGGGACTCGCCGCCTATACCGGCACAATGAAACCAATCCATGATATGCGCCAGGCATTTATGGAGCGTCGTGATTTCATCGTCAAAGAATTGAACTCGATGAATGGCGTTGAATGCTTTAAGCCATCCGGTGCATTTTACGTGTTCCCGGATGTTCACCAATTACTTGGAAAAACAACCCCATCGGGTGAAAAAGTTAACACAACCACCAATCTTGCACTTTACCTGCTTGAAGATCATGGAGTAGCTACAGTTCCGGGGGATGCATTCGGTGAACCAAACGGTCTGCGTCTCAGCTATGCCGCTTCCATGGAGAATTTAAAAGAAGCTGTTGTCAGACTGAAAAGCGGATTTGAACTGCTGAAATAA
- a CDS encoding lysophospholipid acyltransferase family protein, producing MSLFDWHHTISVIELKLERHSLLMANSRTKLTPAEYLRSILSILVFFFMLIIMTPIILLLLIFSLGRLSSFVVEKIAPLIVKPVFPVAGIDFKIKKHSGEIHYPAVYIINHSSTLDILTILALGLPRVRFVAKWQLQYNPLFFLLGRLTGQVFIRREKSDKAVQTLKKNVSRIKRNGLTVMLAPEGSRKHPGIIGPFKKGPFRMALDLQYPIVPIYFEGNRELSEGGFLLTKTGSATAHIYPPIDTSDWDLDNLDKKIDQVRDLYMKWAGVTEETNNK from the coding sequence ATGTCCCTGTTTGATTGGCATCACACTATTTCCGTAATTGAATTAAAACTGGAACGGCACTCCTTATTGATGGCAAACAGCAGAACAAAGCTAACCCCGGCAGAATACTTGAGAAGTATTCTCTCTATTTTGGTTTTCTTTTTCATGCTGATAATAATGACACCCATCATTCTGCTTTTGCTGATCTTTTCCCTTGGCAGATTAAGCAGCTTTGTTGTTGAGAAAATTGCTCCTCTTATTGTTAAACCTGTATTTCCCGTAGCCGGAATTGACTTTAAGATCAAAAAACATAGCGGAGAAATACACTATCCTGCCGTTTATATTATTAATCACAGTTCAACTTTAGATATACTTACCATACTTGCCTTGGGTCTGCCCAGGGTTCGGTTTGTAGCAAAATGGCAGCTTCAATACAATCCACTTTTTTTTCTGTTGGGAAGGTTAACCGGCCAGGTTTTTATTCGTCGCGAAAAGTCTGACAAAGCTGTTCAAACGCTTAAAAAAAATGTGAGCCGAATTAAACGAAATGGCCTTACGGTTATGCTCGCTCCCGAAGGATCGAGAAAACATCCCGGTATCATTGGCCCTTTTAAAAAGGGTCCGTTTCGGATGGCACTGGATTTACAATACCCAATTGTTCCGATCTACTTTGAAGGAAACCGAGAGTTAAGCGAGGGAGGTTTTTTGCTTACAAAAACCGGAAGTGCAACCGCACATATTTATCCTCCAATTGATACTTCAGATTGGGATTTAGACAATCTGGATAAGAAAATTGATCAAGTAAGAGACCTTTACATGAAATGGGCAGGCGTAACGGAAGAGACGAATAACAAATAA
- a CDS encoding DUF4910 domain-containing protein has product MIKRDLNDNKSDIRLSAGDIEEIFDELWPICRSITGDGLRDSFRILQKIIPLQLHEITSGTKVFDWEVPDEWNIKDAYIITPEGKKIADFHKNNLHVVNYSVPVDREVSYDELVNHLHYKKDLPKAIPYIASYYKERWGFCVTYETFKNLPREGKYKVKIDSSLKKGSLTYGDLVLPGELDEEILFSSYLCHPSMANNELSGPLTLAFLYNELKKIKNRKYSIRFVIAPETIGAICYLHQNKEKLQNKLKAGFVLTCCGDDGSITYKKTRQEDSLTDRVAEHVLENSNQNFDTLPFDPIGSDERQYSSPGFNFPVGVMMRTPFSKYPQYHTSLDNKSLMNFDKMVELIKILSDIVKSFDLNTTYENQITYGEPFLGKRNLFEDLNSKLSHSEIIKRRLRLLNFLDGERDLLSICEKYGYSILEVEKEINQLLEHHLIKDPRF; this is encoded by the coding sequence ATGATAAAAAGGGACCTCAACGATAATAAAAGTGACATTAGACTGAGTGCTGGTGATATAGAAGAAATATTTGACGAATTATGGCCTATATGCAGGAGCATAACCGGTGATGGATTGAGGGATTCATTCAGGATTCTCCAAAAAATCATTCCTCTGCAATTGCATGAAATTACAAGCGGTACAAAAGTTTTTGACTGGGAGGTGCCGGATGAGTGGAATATCAAAGATGCATATATAATTACGCCGGAAGGAAAAAAAATTGCTGACTTTCATAAAAATAACCTTCATGTAGTAAATTATTCAGTACCGGTGGATAGAGAAGTTTCTTATGATGAGTTAGTAAATCATTTGCACTATAAGAAAGATTTACCCAAGGCGATTCCATATATAGCTTCTTATTATAAAGAAAGATGGGGGTTTTGTGTTACGTACGAAACATTTAAAAACCTGCCAAGAGAAGGAAAGTATAAAGTCAAAATCGATTCGAGTCTCAAAAAAGGGAGCCTGACCTATGGAGATCTAGTATTGCCGGGTGAATTGGATGAAGAAATCCTGTTTAGCAGCTACTTATGTCACCCGAGTATGGCAAACAATGAGCTTTCAGGACCTTTAACATTGGCGTTTCTTTATAATGAGTTGAAAAAAATAAAGAATAGAAAATATAGTATCCGATTTGTGATCGCTCCTGAAACGATTGGGGCTATTTGTTATCTGCATCAGAATAAAGAGAAATTGCAGAATAAACTTAAGGCCGGATTTGTACTTACTTGCTGTGGAGACGATGGTTCAATTACCTATAAAAAAACCAGGCAGGAAGATTCACTTACGGATAGAGTTGCTGAACATGTACTTGAAAATAGTAATCAGAACTTCGATACGCTTCCATTTGACCCAATAGGCAGTGATGAGCGTCAATACTCTTCACCCGGCTTCAACTTTCCGGTTGGGGTAATGATGCGAACACCCTTTTCGAAGTATCCTCAGTATCACACGTCGTTGGATAACAAAAGTCTAATGAATTTTGATAAAATGGTTGAATTGATAAAGATTCTGAGTGATATAGTAAAGTCATTTGATTTGAATACTACTTACGAGAATCAAATAACATATGGAGAACCGTTTTTGGGGAAGCGAAATTTATTTGAAGATCTGAACTCCAAATTATCGCATTCTGAAATAATTAAGCGCAGATTGCGGTTGCTGAATTTTTTGGATGGAGAGAGAGATCTACTGTCCATATGTGAGAAATATGGGTACTCAATTTTAGAAGTGGAAAAAGAAATAAATCAATTACTAGAGCATCACTTAATTAAAGATCCTCGATTCTGA
- a CDS encoding FmdB family zinc ribbon protein gives MPTYEYKREDGSVFEVFQSMSDDALTNCPETGQPVKRMISGGGGVVYKGTGFYNTDYKNKSAAPACEPASGSACACSTESAN, from the coding sequence ATGCCAACATACGAGTATAAAAGAGAAGACGGATCCGTTTTTGAAGTTTTCCAAAGTATGAGCGATGACGCTCTGACTAACTGCCCCGAAACCGGACAACCGGTAAAAAGAATGATATCAGGTGGCGGCGGAGTCGTTTATAAAGGCACCGGCTTTTACAATACCGATTATAAAAACAAATCTGCTGCACCGGCTTGTGAACCTGCATCCGGTAGTGCGTGTGCCTGTTCTACAGAATCTGCTAATTAA
- a CDS encoding GbsR/MarR family transcriptional regulator yields METPKSDNHRKAIEQFVQVWGEMASAWGINRTMAQIHALLYAEGEPLDTDTIMEQLSISRGNANMNLRNLMQWKLVQKVHYKGQRKDYFSAEQDVWTIVSRIVEERQLREVAPIKQNLVDTLSIIEHENELSRDEIEFKERIDNFVEFLEMFDRFTKALLPYINKKNLTFLKHLVKLAEAHQSLKGSNQKSTEDS; encoded by the coding sequence ATGGAAACTCCCAAATCTGATAATCACCGAAAAGCGATTGAACAATTTGTTCAGGTTTGGGGAGAAATGGCATCCGCCTGGGGAATAAACCGGACGATGGCTCAGATCCATGCGCTCCTCTACGCAGAGGGAGAACCATTGGATACGGACACTATTATGGAACAGCTGAGCATCAGCCGCGGAAACGCCAACATGAACCTGCGTAATTTAATGCAGTGGAAACTGGTTCAAAAAGTTCACTATAAAGGCCAGCGAAAGGACTATTTTTCGGCTGAGCAGGATGTATGGACTATAGTCTCCCGAATCGTGGAAGAACGACAGCTGCGGGAAGTAGCCCCTATCAAACAAAACCTGGTAGATACACTTTCTATCATTGAGCACGAAAATGAGTTGAGCCGGGACGAAATCGAATTCAAAGAGAGAATTGATAACTTTGTTGAATTTCTTGAAATGTTTGATCGATTCACCAAAGCGCTGCTTCCCTACATCAACAAAAAAAATCTCACTTTTCTAAAGCACCTGGTTAAGCTTGCGGAGGCTCATCAATCCCTGAAAGGAAGCAATCAAAAATCAACAGAGGATTCATAA
- a CDS encoding aspartate kinase, whose translation MRVLKFGGTSLADEVAIKKVLSIIKNRIKDEHIIVVTSALNGVTDQLYELNKLCSSNNAQYQDLLEALKERHYKIIDNLLKNIEHERATRQVKNTFIELENALSVKAYSPKDFKKKQDYVVGFGEKLSTQIITECLISLKINALYTDSSRLIKTDDNYGSAAIIENLTYKNIKQYYRENRNAVIIATGFISSTVDGIPTTLGRGGSDYTASLFGAAIQANAIEIWTDVDGLMTADPKKVESASLITRVSYESAKNMSFFGAKVIYPPTIEPAMRYDIPIYIKNTFRPSNPGTIIESNSNINYRKQYCISSFSNISLITFQSKDISQIENSMLKNIFFNDKLGITFVTHTKTNTDIKFAFSSRHQSLTKSKIDKLIRTDLSKIITKYVYHQNLSMVTIVHDNASALFHKTIVNYLSKTPKNMLESVMYDNNSKSLSIFSDKKHELQILNSTHHLVSSLPENIINSSIKNLYKNTIST comes from the coding sequence ATGAGAGTCCTAAAGTTTGGAGGAACATCATTAGCGGATGAAGTCGCCATAAAAAAAGTTTTATCCATTATAAAAAATAGGATTAAAGACGAGCATATCATTGTAGTTACATCTGCATTAAATGGCGTCACCGATCAATTATATGAACTTAATAAACTTTGTTCTTCGAATAACGCTCAATATCAAGACCTGCTAGAAGCCTTAAAAGAGAGGCATTATAAAATCATCGATAATTTATTAAAAAATATTGAGCACGAGAGGGCCACAAGGCAAGTAAAAAATACTTTCATAGAATTAGAAAATGCACTTTCAGTAAAAGCCTACTCTCCAAAAGATTTTAAAAAAAAGCAAGATTACGTTGTTGGGTTTGGTGAAAAGCTTTCAACACAGATAATTACTGAATGTCTTATAAGTCTTAAAATCAACGCATTGTATACAGATTCTAGTAGGCTTATTAAAACGGATGATAATTATGGTTCAGCAGCAATTATAGAAAATCTTACCTACAAGAACATTAAACAGTATTACCGTGAAAATCGAAATGCTGTAATAATAGCAACCGGTTTTATATCTTCAACAGTTGACGGTATTCCTACTACCCTGGGAAGAGGAGGCTCTGATTATACTGCTTCACTTTTTGGAGCTGCTATTCAGGCAAATGCAATAGAAATCTGGACTGATGTAGATGGGCTAATGACTGCGGACCCTAAAAAAGTCGAATCGGCATCTTTAATAACCAGAGTTTCATATGAGTCTGCAAAAAATATGTCTTTTTTTGGAGCTAAAGTAATCTACCCTCCAACAATTGAGCCCGCCATGAGATATGACATTCCCATTTATATAAAAAACACATTCAGGCCAAGCAACCCCGGAACGATCATAGAAAGCAATTCCAATATTAATTATAGAAAACAATACTGTATCTCATCTTTCTCAAATATTTCGCTCATTACATTTCAAAGTAAGGACATTAGTCAGATTGAGAATAGTATGCTCAAGAATATTTTTTTTAATGACAAACTCGGAATTACTTTTGTCACCCACACTAAAACAAATACTGACATCAAATTTGCTTTTTCTAGTCGTCATCAATCGTTAACCAAGTCCAAAATAGATAAATTAATAAGAACTGATTTATCTAAAATTATTACTAAGTACGTATATCACCAGAATCTGTCAATGGTTACAATAGTTCACGATAATGCATCAGCCCTTTTTCATAAAACCATTGTAAATTATCTATCGAAGACTCCAAAAAACATGTTGGAATCGGTTATGTACGATAACAATTCAAAGAGTCTTTCAATCTTTTCCGACAAAAAACATGAACTTCAAATCCTCAACTCAACACATCATCTAGTCTCTTCGTTACCTGAAAATATTATTAACTCATCAATTAAAAATCTATACAAAAACACCATAAGTACTTGA
- a CDS encoding NUDIX hydrolase yields MSDSFKFSKPRWELLKDKKLFETPIFSLHQLELNPAVQESIHPFYVLKAPEWINMFPLTDNNEIVLVEQYRVGVDETTLELPGGMVDPGESPLGAAKRELLEETGYKSNEWKLIGKTSSNPAILNNFTHLYIAKNCSYTGSNNPDGSEDIKVHKIPLNDFLELVRDGTVHHAIVLAAVAQFLLSEGSSR; encoded by the coding sequence ATGAGTGATTCATTCAAATTTTCCAAGCCCAGATGGGAACTGCTCAAAGATAAGAAACTCTTTGAAACTCCCATTTTTTCTCTTCACCAATTAGAACTAAATCCGGCCGTTCAGGAATCCATTCATCCTTTCTATGTTTTGAAAGCTCCCGAATGGATTAACATGTTCCCGCTTACAGATAACAATGAGATCGTATTAGTGGAGCAATATCGCGTAGGAGTGGATGAAACCACCCTCGAGCTGCCCGGCGGAATGGTCGATCCGGGTGAATCGCCTTTGGGTGCTGCTAAACGTGAGCTTCTGGAAGAGACCGGGTATAAATCTAATGAGTGGAAATTGATCGGAAAGACCAGTTCCAATCCGGCTATTCTGAACAACTTCACACATCTTTATATCGCCAAAAACTGCTCCTATACCGGCAGTAATAATCCCGACGGATCAGAAGATATCAAAGTGCATAAGATACCTCTGAATGATTTTCTGGAACTCGTGCGGGACGGCACAGTCCATCACGCCATCGTATTGGCTGCAGTAGCTCAGTTTCTTTTGAGTGAGGGTAGCAGCAGGTAG
- a CDS encoding YraN family protein: MAKTSKEIGNEGEDIATAYLESKDWLVFDRNYFFEKAEVDIVATDRNYIIFVEVKYRTNTYFGEPEDFITPKKEENIRKAAEAWLYERKMETAVARFDVLSIVQERNEAPQIKHFKDVFR, translated from the coding sequence ATGGCTAAAACCAGTAAAGAGATTGGCAATGAAGGTGAAGATATTGCGACGGCGTATCTTGAATCGAAAGACTGGCTAGTCTTTGACCGGAATTACTTTTTTGAAAAAGCAGAGGTTGATATCGTTGCCACCGACCGGAATTATATTATTTTTGTTGAAGTAAAATATCGGACCAATACCTACTTTGGTGAACCTGAAGATTTCATCACGCCTAAAAAAGAAGAAAATATCCGAAAAGCGGCTGAAGCGTGGCTTTATGAAAGAAAAATGGAAACCGCTGTTGCCCGGTTTGACGTTTTATCAATTGTGCAGGAAAGAAATGAAGCCCCTCAAATCAAACATTTTAAAGACGTTTTCAGATAA